The genomic window AACtagttataacaaaataaatggtTCAAAGAAAACGTCACAAACTAAAAgacgaattaaaatatcatttttattcgTCGTAATCTATATTAAGTAATAAGAAAACTTAGTTTGTTTTTGCACGGAGGGATGCGACAGGTCGGGGACTCGGAGTATATTTTAAAGTGGATAAAAAATGtacgtatatttaatatatagcaTGGACAGTTAGAGGCTTACCTTAAATGACCATGCCATATATGCTAAAAGAACGACACACTAGCCAggtttaaattaacataatttgtaaaaacaaaaaataagccCGTGCCCACaagtattttcaaaaatgttaaacaAATGGCCAGGAATAGGGCCTGATGAAAGGCTATATACCGCCAGATTACGTACCTACTAAGAGAGTCAGAGGTAGTAATCAAAACCTCTACTTTATTCAGGCCATCATAGCGCGACgctactttaaataataaaatataccctGTACCCATGGTTATACGGTTTAAGCCTCCCAAAGAAATAACTTGCCGTATCCATAAAATATGTATACCCTAGCGAATAAAGGTCAGCTACaaaccattatttataatttacgttGAAGTTTCCTTGACATCACAAGACCATAAAATAGCACATCACGCTGAAATTCGGTACCAAAATCGTTTTTGGTCTTCTTATAGACTCTAAAACAAGCCATTTTGGTAGGGCCTTAAGACACATTTAACACAGGTTTTATTGTGAAAGATCACTTACATACGCTAAGTTAAACCGTCATGAGTAGATATAACTAAATAACTTTGCTTAAAGTTTGTAGACTACGAGTCGTCAGTCAGAGAAATATGATTACGAGTACAGTTCAATTTGAGGAGGAGTATGGCAGGGAGATCTAATCGCCCCGAAGCTTCTAACCGTTGCGTTAGaagtctttaagcttctggaatgcaATGTACGTGGAATCAAAATCCAGTACTTCACTCAACTACGTATTACTGATATACTCGTTATGACAGAAACTCGATCGGTGGATCTTAATACAAAGCTCACGACACATTTTGCCATATACTAAGAATTAAATTGATGGTCCGATGTTCCCGATAATAATCAAGAATTCTGCACACGTAAACGAGTTTAAATAGCATCATATACTTTTACTTTTCTTTACAAATACATCATTatcctattatttattatattaacctcattaatgtttaaaagataagttCCCTTGACAGTTCAGGCATTCAAAAGAAAAGATTTTACACTGGGATGTATTGGTGGTTGAAATCGTATGCAAGTACCATGTTTTTAATGCCCATTTTATACTAAACCTAAATGGAATGCCTAATGATGTAGGCGATGTCTTAAGAAAAACCGTTTCACCATTTTTAAGCTGATATCAATTGGTGAACGTATGTTTAGCCCTTATTTAAAGTTGCTTGCCGAGGATCGAACTTCACGCGTAATGGAGGAAGAGTTATTGGCTAACTACCACtgccattttaatattatttatcagaaAAAGTcggcggacgaagtcacgggcaaccgCTACGACACAAACCAACGTATAAGTAACATATTGAGAGCACAAACAAAGCTAATGATATGAAACCTAATAATAACTTCATGTTGTCAGTTCGAAGGAATGCGTATAGAAATTACAGGCAACCATATCATAGCACAGCTGTAATACAATGCCTTACCACAGTCTATGTAACGTATAAAGGAGTCACATGATCCAGGGGTTTAACCACACCCGATATAAACATCGTAattctaactaatattataaatgcgaaagaatgTTTTTTGTCCTTTATTCACGCAACCgttcgacttgatttttgacaaagAGTCACTTGAATGGACGGACGGTAACATAAGTCCTGGATAAACACCAAATTCCCAAGAGTTGCTTCCACTCAAACTTTGCACGAAAAAAATACTTCCttaaatagtgcactgttcTGTATTCATGGTTGGTGCCTTAAATATCCTGGCAAAGCTATTCAAATTTAGGAAAGTTAGTTCATCTTTAGTAGGTATTTGATTGAACTACTACTTGTACAAGTTAAAAGTTTGtgaatgatcatcatcatcatcatcatcatcaacaaattGACGTCCAGTTCACAGCTGGACAGGTCTTTGGTAGTGATCTTCAAAATTCAAGATCTTGGGCTGTTTCCAACTGCAACCAGCGACTTGTTTTGATTTTGTCTGTCCGCTTGGTGGAAGTTGATAAATGTTGTGCGTTATGGTGTAAGGCTGGCTGGCCAGCCCAGTTCCAGCCCCTTGGACTCTCAACGTTCACTGGGTTTCTGAGCTACATATATGGGGGTTTATTTATTGGGGGGTTGGGATATTTTCTGCCAATAAATTACGAGTTAGAAAGTTTGCTTTGTCTCTCTGACTTAGATAGTATGTTAAGCTGTTGGTCGAGgttataaaaactataatatttattgtgaaACTAATGGTTAAAGCCTACCAACCCGCAAACAACAAATGTGGAGTGTATTAACTCATGATACCACATGTGTATAAGAGAAACACCATAAAATATTGTGGATGAACATAATTGCTTCAATATTTGTGTAAACAATGTttcaaagaagtaaataaaatccTATGACtttacttcatcatcattaccagtcAACTAAACAGGGCACAGGGCCTCTCAGAACCAGGTTTAATTTTTGGCCGTTTTTTAGGCATTTTGTTCTAAATTATGATTAACGTAAAAATTCCTACTGATAAGAATTTTATGTGGGTAGATATTCTGAATCATAATTGATTGGTAATCAAGTAATAATGCAATACCAACAGGCATGTTTGCATAGATTATCCTTAAGCAAATTTATAAGACCATCAATATGCATGATAAAGTTGATGAGACTTGAATCACTAAACAGTCAAGGGTACAAATAACCAATTGCGACCTAGAGAATCAATTGAGCATGTGACATGAAACTAATTGAATATAATGACTTCCTCATTAATtgctttttataacatttatgcACAGCAAATGTGAAAGGGGGTAGTAAATGGTAGGGTAATTAGAGTATTCATAATATTGGCAAAAATTGTGTTTCATCAGAAGTATTTCCCGAGACCAATAATTTTAGACAAAAAActaatcttaaaaatattcagtgacaatctatattaaatattttttgtttgattgtaGCAAATATGCTCTGAAAGCACTGGACAGATTTGAACTATTACGTCGTCAAAAGAAAGCTAAAGTAAcacaaagtaacataggctaaaatttatttcagaaaaatttaattgatgaTATTATTGAAAATCGCAGTAATGTAACTTAAAATAGCAATATTTGGTCTatgaaatttcattattttgtgCAGAgaggaattaattattaatagtttattgataattcataaaaatacttataataattcaaGATGTATTAGccgcttttgtgttctaaaattttatttgtataaaagtaGTAACAAAATTGAGTACATTCAGCAGTATTAATGCTTATTCAAATATATGGTTTTATCATCAagtgtatttatattgtatacatTTTATTCATTCCAATTGGCTTAATTTAGAAGTTCTATtgagtttaataaatttaataactttttggACATTTTAATCcatttattaagtaatttaaaaaccaaaaatttatttttaacaattactattgtttttttttgactttcTTTGTAGAACTACACCTGCATTGAATGCCACAtttctctcaaataaactgttcccaAAGGATGTACTGTAAATTTTTGACCTTAACTTATATTTTGCTATATAATATCAGGATGTTGTCTTGTTTAGAACAGATCAGCAGGCTGGATATACTAAACTATATCTTTACTAACGGCTCCTACCTCAGAATACCTGGGCCCATATAAATGCCTAATGGGTCAATATAGATTTACAGAGGCTGTGACTTTACTCGACCGCACAGCTACACCTCTGAATACCTACTGCCACTACAGATAGAAAGGTAATTGTTATAAAACCTTAAGCTCATTAACTTACTTCAAACTGTAAAACTGACTACTATGAGGCCTTTGCCTTGGGCATTCATTAACTGAGAATTAAAATAAGGtgtcaatatattttataaaattacaaatgtcCATAAGTACTCACTTATATCAGTGATGGGCGCCTTTGTACTGTATCCTTTCAGATGGCCTGAGTCAGAATCATCGAGAACTTCGGGCACCTCTGGCAGCCCGGCTACGACGAAGTACTCTGCTACACGCCTCTCGTCCAtttctatatactatatacactTTTCATTTAACACctacaatacaaatttaataaacataaacgcAAAAACACGGCACATAAAAAACATTGCGTTCTTTAACCTTTTACAACACAAgtaataaaagaatatatttttagcaCACAATCACTATTCAGTGTCCTTTATGTAACACTTTGTTATCGTCACGAATAAAATTtactaacaaaataaacaagcgacattattaaaaagttataaccAAAAGCGAACTCACAAATTACTGCAACAGATAACGAATTATTTTGCctgcaaattaagcataatcactgtatttttgtatttttaaaaggaaTAATAACCATTATATTAATCTAACTTAAGGCAAAGGAacatttttactgttttataattattatttcgtacATAATTCTGCAAGTTTTTCACTTTATTTGCTACACTGACATAAGCATACCACAGTTTACAAATTACTAGTGAAGCGACGTAGATAAAGTTAAAAAGAAAGTAATAATATTGAACATATCTGATATCGATGAACACAACAacgacaataataattattaacaaataatttgttttctGAGGCTGAGGTAAGGAACACTGTTTATTAGATATCGATTATGCTTACGTGTATATGATAATACTCGGTTCTGACAGAACGATACAAACGTGCGAAAACTTGGTACGGAGGGAAGGTAAAGGGCAAATTCAGACCATATCGATCACCCATCTAGTTATTGAATTTACCTTCGTGCTTTATCATAGCTATTGACTGACTTGCGTTTTGCAAATAACCCACAAATGTTAATTGGGACAGTGTTATGGGCCACGTTCTATATACCTCTCTCATAAAAGAGATAAGGCCTATGCTCCATAGCGGCAGTGCCCGATGTTAGAAGAtgataaagtattttatttcggACCAGCTTTGATACCCAGCACGTGCTGGGTATCCCTTACCCttcactttttcaacttttcaagCTATGTGCGCTTTATgcgattaaatatcacttgctcatcggttaaggaaaacatcgtgaggaaacctgcgtgcctgagagttttccataatgggTATGTGAAGTATatcaatccgtacttggcctgTGTGgcttaaactcttctcattgagAAGAGAAGACCGTTTCCTGTAGTGTACTGTCAATGGTTtgatagtgatatttaaaaatatttagctcAACCGTGAAATTTGGCAAACACgtagcttgcattctggagatggATATGGAATACATATTGTTTATCCCATTAAAGCTACTTGAAAAAACCAcatttgttgctttttttttggaCCGCTTAATGTACAGAAACAGTTTGCATTCTAGAAGCGAATTTATGataaatcttatactaaaaaaaacattttatgactTTGCATATTAAATGCTTTTACTCGTGTCttcattaatgtatttttttttgataaaacgaGCAATGGGTTATTTTGAGGATGTCCTTTTCGTACATCTGATACTCATATGCGAAACTTCATGATTTTCAGTTAAGTGGTTAACACACTCACATTTAGGCCAAAGAtgtaaataacatatttatttttgttaacttaGTGAATGAAATACTGAACTGTAAATCGCACGAACAGGAAGATAGGCACAAACAAATGGATGAACAATGAACAATTTTACTTGCTCAGTAAGGTTATACCAGCTTTTCCATAAATTGTTAAGCTCATTGATTCAACTGAAAATACACCGAAATAACATCTTAATACTATATAAATTtcatagaaattttaaaagatcgatttgtttcttgtattttttaaacaatctttCTCGATCCTTGACTTTGGATACAAAATGCATAGCACATCACTAATAAAACCTACCTAAAGCACAGATtcaactatggagggtagaggtaaggagagtcatttgtgtatatgaaaaagtgtcgtcaaaatgtattaaattaggatggcgccacatttgcatcagggtaactcttaaaagaagcgccaaatataaatattgttagagtaggcttgaaaaataaacaaggaagtatggagatacaaggaagtaaggttatatttaccacaatattttgtacaacgtaagttgttgaaattctcaataattaactactttagtcgataatgacattaaattttttaactcggcatacttcaattcatctacgattgctacattcatactaTACCATAGAAATAACGTCAAATTGCTACAGATTCAATATATCTGCCtgcaaaaatttacaatttgtacaataaattaGGTCCAGTATTTGAGCCTGAGATTCCAGATCTGACTGATCTGACTCATTTGAGATAGGTAGAGTCCTCGAGTCCAATTACAGTTATTTATCGCTgacatttgaaatttaattttaaagtctagtattccaatttattttatttattgttgcaatcaattaatttaataagttttattggGTTTAGTCCgttaacaatacataaataaataataaccaaattACGTCAATCTTACAGCTGGAGGTAAAATACTGTGAGAGTAATGTACATTATGCTCACTTTTACAATACGTTGTACAATAGTTTATGCACTTGCAATGAGAATATAACACATCGTGAAAAGATTTAGAATTGATATTCTCCACACGATTGAAATACAATATATGTTGGGGGTTTAACAATAGTTGTCGCATGTTTTATTGTCATTGTAATTATTATCGACATGAGGTGTCGATAGTTGGTCGATAGCGTGCGTAGTACTCTTAGAGGTACGAGAGTAGGAACAAAGTCTTATTGAACATGCTAAGTACTAAACCAACAATTAATTTAAGGATGTGGCAAGAcagagattatttttaattaaggatcttgaattatatatattccaGTGTGGGAAGGGTAGAGTAAGAAACAAACtttcaatttacattttattcataCATCAATAATAATTTCCTTCTGTGCTTTTGATGAAGGTGCTAAATTATCATGCAAATCAAGGGGGTCATAACTTGTACTAACTTGGGCACCTGAAAATAGCATGCCTATTGCACCTTCTAATTCACTGACCCTCTTACAAACTTCAATTTCATCTTTAATATCCTCCTGCAATGATGTGTATAGCCACAAATTATGCtcagaaaatgtatttatatgatTTTCAAATACATCTACAAATACGTTTGCTGCATCAATCACAATTCTCGTAAATCTTGTCTCACCAAGATTCCTTTTGAAGTACTTCAACAATGCACCTATATCTTTCTCTGACAAACCACTAATGGCAAAATGTAAAACTTTTCTCCTCAGTAATTCTTGTATTAATGCAGCTGTTTTCTCAGGAAACTTTGTAGCTACATATGTTTTAAGAACTTCATTTAAGGCTTTCGTGAATTCCATTTTCCTTAAGAATTTATCACATTGTGGTCCTGTGTGTCCCTTTTGCTTTGTTATAACAACATCCACTGAGGATGTCTGTGTATGATCTGGCGCAAATTTGAATAGTCCCCTTCTTTCATCCATCAACTTTGAAGGCTGTTCTCTTTTCCTTATTGAAATAACTCCATCTATCATCCCCACTGCTAATACATCATCATTCTCTGATATAGCCATACTAAGAACAGCATTAGGAAAATCTATATTATGTACTACTTTGAAGGTTGCCAAATCATATATCTTTACATGTCTATCCAGCGATGCTGACATGAGTCTACTATTATTACTAGCAAGTCTTAATgtagttacagttttatgatGCTGGGAAATGTTTGCCAGTAACTTTCCCCCATTAAATATGTCCCATATTTTAATTTCTGTGCCTCCTGCACTTATGAAAATACCTCCAGATGGCAGGAATAGTGTGGACTCTACAGGGCTGCCATGGTTAACAGTCAACACTGTTTCATTGGACCTACAATCATACAGCTTTACTGTATGATCATAACTACCAGATAGAATAATATCAGGTGATATTGGACTAGGAGCACCAGCTCTTATGTAATCTGTATGTTCAGCAAATGTAGTAATTTTTTCTTCTGTGGCAATATCccataaacaaacagacttatCATCTGAAAAACTGAGGATTTTGACTTGGTCTTTTGTGAAATATGTTCTGTGTACCTGAAACATAACAAAATTTTGATTGATGTTTCATACAATTTTTCACACTAATTAAAATACTAACAGTATATAAGAATATTGAGGagcaataaatgttttttaatattgatatactGCAAGAAGAGATTAATTGGATGTAGTCATGCAAAAAGATGTCAACCTACAcaacttacaaaataaatggaGATAAAATTATTGCGTCATTTTCTCAGTATATTTCACGTACATAGGACAAGCTTTGTATCCCATAGAATTCTTCTGTGCCCATCACACTACTAAAATGCAGGTTATCTGGCTTTGACATTGTTATGACATGTGAGTGATAAAAATCTGACCCTAAGGCATAACATGCTCTTTAAGCTCACCTCTCTCTGGAGTGGGAACAAgcaatttcctaactctagGTTGGAACTGAGAATCTCTTGAAAGAAATAGTCATGCTTATCAATTGTCTCCCCAAACAGGAATAAAACCTAGTACTTGTATCTTTGGTTATACCAAAAAAGCTAGAGTTGTAGAGTAAAAGAGCTtaagtggtagagtcactacaaatagactgacttgacgtttcaaaagtgcttattaattaggcctacgtgaaataaatgaattttgaatttgaatgcttACAGGGCCAGTATGACCAGTAAATACTCGTAGAACATTTTTAGACTGgacatcaaatatttttatggaagCTTCCTCACTGCCAGCAACTAATAGCCTTCCATCATTTCTGAACACACCACCATAGGCTGCTTCACGAAATTTTGCAATATTCTTTGCCACTACTTTAGTTATAGGATCGTAAATCtgaaatacaaagaaacaattATGTAGTTTTCAACTTACTAATTAAATAAGGGGTATGCACATTATGATGCTGATTCCGTTACCTATTAGGTGGTAAAATTAGAAGAATTTTGAGTTTCTACTTAGGTTTCTACTTTCCAAAACTATTGGgttatacattaatattttcagATATTGGTCTAGCTGAGAAAAAACTATAATTCAGTTGGTGTTACAAGAAAAACCTAAACTAACCTGTATTCTGACAGAGCAAGTGGCAGCAAAGTAATATGGTTCTATGGGACTAAAATCCACATAGTCGATTGCACCGAATTCTTTTACCAATACCGGCAGCTGTAAGGTAAAGAATGTAAGTTaagtatcataatatatatgcaaatagtgtgccatatattataataaagttttaccCCTAATTTTTTCCAGTAAACAACGTCCTGTGTTAAATTAGAACCAGGTTTTTTGTAAACcgctttgttaatttttttgaaggGATAGGATACGTGAGCCATCTTTTCTTTAAACAATATTCTTTTTCTCACAagctgtaattattttatatttatgaaaacatGCCGCTCGCTCAATcacattgtttttaaaattgacaGCCGACACAGTGTTGCCAGTGGTAAATAGTAAATACGTAACATATTGTGACAGCTTAAAAAGTTAACATTTATACGCGAAAAGAAATATAACCGTTAGTGGAAAACTtcactatagtcggaaaaatgtaataggcccgttttgacatttgtgaaagaccatagaatgtaacttggaacgaaactgaaagaaacaaaaaaataaaaatcaattacatacagtgttttaaaaaatacgtaaatttttttgggacgttaaataatatgaaagaatatatcgcgagtattctttttgcgcttacttcatagtagcatgcaatttataattgttgcgaaacgttccgaaaacagttacgtctttttttttagagctgtaaccatttttttactgaatatcgaaattaaatattgtgtagttatctttactgcaaagaatgtgcTTGGTTCttaaaatgggttctaaataatgagtctgagatgatgtatctgaccaagcggcacatgactgaagcgtccccgcgcgcactgcgcagtttttcgttcctcatcttgtaaagttgactgtgcgctcgtttaagttttatatatattgttgactattacgttaactatggctcttctattttggacattaatttaaacatagtgatttgactcgatttttgtgtttgttgttatatagtactaactccgtttcaacatgttgaaaagtggacgtataatcaacagccagtcacgcgtattggttgtaaagttaaaggaatactttgaacgaacgaacactttacaatacataataatatcaatcaagtactgatacaaacttgaattgatttatcgtgagtatcgagtacagagtctcatggttacataactagttacgtcgcgatgacaaatgtcaaaacgggcctattacatttttacgactataatacaataaatttatgacataaaaactaaaaagtgtTGGTTTTATTACTTCGCTAGAGCGGAGAATGTAACTATCGCCAttgaatatttatcaaattcTTAGAGTGATAAAAAGTAACAATTTGGTATCAGTAATCAGTCGTGTAGCTACCTCTAATAGCACGTATGGGTAAAAATGAAgataaaatgttacaaaaacaaCATTCTGGCAACGCTGAGAAGTTAGGCATTTGATTCGATAATGACAATGACATATACAGATTAAAAAACTACGTTTGACATATTTCGGCTCACTTTATTGTACCGTAAACAAACCGCAAATAGCTCTGTAAAAAAGCGGCGTAATTTAGTTTTCCCCAACGTAGTGAAAAGTTCCAGAAGATTATTTTATGTCTTTGTAATTTCTTGCTCTTTATCACCTGTAGCGTCAGTCTTCACGAACTTCATAGAAACCGTCAATGTCAATATGACATGTAAATGTAATCCAAT from Pararge aegeria chromosome 20, ilParAegt1.1, whole genome shotgun sequence includes these protein-coding regions:
- the LOC120632763 gene encoding U3 small nucleolar RNA-associated protein 15 homolog isoform X2, with the protein product MAHVSYPFKKINKAVYKKPGSNLTQDVVYWKKLGLPVLVKEFGAIDYVDFSPIEPYYFAATCSVRIQIYDPITKVVAKNIAKFREAAYGGVFRNDGRLLVAGSEEASIKIFDVQSKNVLRVFTGHTGPVHRTYFTKDQVKILSFSDDKSVCLWDIATEEKITTFAEHTDYIRAGAPSPISPDIILSGSYDHTVKLYDCRSNETVLTVNHGSPVESTLFLPSGGIFISAGGTEIKIWDIFNGGKLLANISQHHKTVTTLRLASNNSRLMSASLDRHVKIYDLATFKVVHNIDFPNAVLSMAISENDDVLAVGMIDGVISIRKREQPSKLMDERRGLFKFAPDHTQTSSVDVVITKQKGHTGPQLKTYVATKFPEKTAALIQELLRRKVLHFAISGLSEKDIGALLKYFKRNLGETRFTRIVIDAANVFVDVFENHINTFSEHNLWLYTSLQEDIKDEIEVCKRVSELEGAIGMLFSGAQVSTSYDPLDLHDNLAPSSKAQKEIIIDV
- the LOC120632763 gene encoding U3 small nucleolar RNA-associated protein 15 homolog isoform X1, translated to MAHVSYPFKKINKAVYKKPGSNLTQDVVYWKKLGLPVLVKEFGAIDYVDFSPIEPYYFAATCSVRIQIYDPITKVVAKNIAKFREAAYGGVFRNDGRLLVAGSEEASIKIFDVQSKNVLRVFTGHTGPVHRTYFTKDQVKILSFSDDKSVCLWDIATEEKITTFAEHTDYIRAGAPSPISPDIILSGSYDHTVKLYDCRSNETVLTVNHGSPVESTLFLPSGGIFISAGGTEIKIWDIFNGGKLLANISQHHKTVTTLRLASNNSRLMSASLDRHVKIYDLATFKVVHNIDFPNAVLSMAISENDDVLAVGMIDGVISIRKREQPSKLMDERRGLFKFAPDHTQTSSVDVVITKQKGHTGPQCDKFLRKMEFTKALNEVLKTYVATKFPEKTAALIQELLRRKVLHFAISGLSEKDIGALLKYFKRNLGETRFTRIVIDAANVFVDVFENHINTFSEHNLWLYTSLQEDIKDEIEVCKRVSELEGAIGMLFSGAQVSTSYDPLDLHDNLAPSSKAQKEIIIDV